Genomic window (Sphingobacteriales bacterium):
GGCACGCGGTATCAGCAGCGATGCTTGCATGGCAGAACTCTACGGCAAAGCCACCGGCTGCTCCAAAGGAAAAGGCGGCTCTATGCACTTTTTTTCCAAAGAAAAACACTTCTACGGTGGTCATGGTATTGTGGGAGCGCAGATTCCGATGGGAGCTGGCATAGCTTTTGCCGATAAATATCTGAACACGGGCAGAGTGACGGTTTGTTTGTTTGGCGATGGAGCAGCGCGGCAGGGAGCTTTGCACGAAACTTTTAATCTGGCAATGATGTGGCAGTTACCGGTGATATTTGTAGTAGAAAATAATATGTATGCCATGGGTACTTCGGTGGCGCGTTCCTCAAATGTCACCGACATCAGCAGTTTGAGCAAAGCCTACGATATGCCTTCGGCTATTGTAGATGGTATGGACTGCGATGATGTGTTTTTTGCTGTACACGAGGCAGCACAACGTGCCCGCAGTGGCGGTGGTCCTACTTTTTTGGAAATAAAAACCTATCGCTATAAAGGGCACTCTATGTCAGACCCTCAAAAATACCGCAGCAAAGAAGAAGTTGCCAAATACAAAGCCGATGACCCCATTGACCATGTATTGGATATTATCCGCAAGAAAAAATATGCCGATGAAGCGTGGATAGAATCCGTAGAGCAAAAAATTCAAGCCGAAATAGACCAATGTGTACGCTTTGCCGAAGAGTCGCCTTTTCCTGAAGCAGCAGAATTGTATCAAGATGTGTATCTGCAAGCCGACTATCCGTATCTGACAGATTAATGCTCAGGGCAGCAAAAGTACCTTTTTAAAATTTTAAAATATATTATCTATATCAACAATAAAAAAAAACAAAACTTATAAAAATAATATGTCAAAAGTAAAAGATCAGCAGCACACGCCGCCGCATCACGAAGAAACCCTCATAGATGAAGTAATAGATGTAGAAGAGTTACAGGGTAAGAGCGAAAAATTTATCCACGATAATCAACGCACGGTATCTATTGCTGTGGGTGCGCTTTTGCTGGTAGCTGCTATTTATTTTTATTTCACGCGCGTATATTTGCCCAAGCAGGAAACCGCCGCCCAAAACGATATGTTTATGGCGCAGCAATATTTTGCCAAAGATTCTTTCCAATTAGCACTCAACGGTGATGGCAACAGTCCGGGATTTTTGGATATTATTGATGATTACAGTGGCTACACCAAAGCGGCAAATCTGGCACATTATTATGCCGGTATCAGTAGCCTCCAACTCAAAGATTTTGACGGAGCAATAGACCACTTGCGCGGTTTTAAAGGAAAAGATAAAATCGTGGGAGCAATGGCACTCGGAGCTACGGGCGATGCTTATGCCGAAAAAGGCGATATGAGCGAAGCAGTGAGCTATTATCGCAAAGCGGCATCTTATAATGCTAACGAATTTACTACGCCGATGTTTCTGATGAAAGCGGCAATGGCGTTGGAGTCGCAAAAAAACTATAAAGAAGCCCTGAATATTTACGAAAACCTCCGCGACAAATACCCGACTACTACACAAGGCAAAGATGCCGACAAATATATTTCGCGCGTAAGTGCAATGTTGTAGCAGATTGTTTTTTGTAAAAAAAAATAATTGATGATTAAAAAAAACGCTGTCGGAAATTTTTTTCTGACAGCGTTTTTTATGCAAATACACCCTGCCGGATTTCTTAATATGATTACCTTTTATTGTTTTTTTTAAAAAATATTGATTCAATAACAACAAACACAAACATGGCAAGCACTCAACACAATTTATCAGAGCATAGCCTCAGCCCCGCCGAACAAGCCCTTGCACCTGCGCTCAAAATCGCCATTGCCGTAGCCGAGTGGAATCCCGAAGTGACGATGGCTTTGCTGCAAGGCTGCCGCGACACACTGCTGCATTATGGCGTTGCCGAAGCCCATATTTTTGTGGAGCAAGTGCCGGGTAGCTACGAGTTGCCGCTGGCTTGTCATTGGCTGTTTCAAAGGCATCAAGCCGATGCGGTGGTGGCATTGGGCTGTGTAGTTACCGGCGAAACCCGCCACGACGAATACATCAACAGTGCGGTATCTCAAAGCCTGATGATGCTCAATTTGCGGCATCAGATACCTTTTATTTTTGGGCTTTTAACGCCGCAAAACCAACAACAAGCCCTCGACCGCGCGGGCGGAAAACACGGCAACAAAGGCGTAGAAGCAGCCATCACTGCCATTAAAATGGCAGCACTGCACAAAAAAATGTTTTTGGATTCGGGCAGAAAATTAGGATATTGAGGCGTTTTTTTCAGTGTTGCTTACGATTTTTTGGCTTCGGCAGGACGCACCTGCAATATTCTCCCGTTCCAGCGAAAGCCGTTGAGTTCGCGCTCGGCACGCTCGGCATCGTAGGGCGCATCAAAGGAGACAAAAGCATAACCCAGAGCCGCCTGTGTGCGGTGATGACGCGCCAGACGGCAGTGTATCACTTCGCCATATTGGGCAAAGAGAGCTTCCAATTCAAAGTCGTCTGTATCGTCAGCAAAGTTGGCAACGTATAAAGTCATCATTTGTATGCAATTAATAGTTGATGATCAACAGAATATCAGCCTTTTACATTCCTCATTTTATCCAATATCTGATTGAGCAAATGCGCTTCTGTTTCGTTGAGAGCCGTCCAAGTTTGCGCATCGCCAAATACCAATTCTTCAATATGCGCCACCAAACCGCTGCCTTTTTCGGTAATAGAAATCTGTAGTTCGCGGCGGTCTTGTTCGGCGTGTTCTTTGAGTACCAATTTTTTGGCAAGAAGTTTATCCATAATTCGGGTGGTATTGGAGTTGGATTCCAACATGCGGGCAGTGATGGCGTTGAGGCGCAAAGGATAAGGCTGTGCCGCCTGCAAAATACGCAACACATAATATTGTTCGTGGGTAATACCGAAACCTTTGATGGCTTTATACACACGCGCCTTCAACTGAAACGCCGTAAACAGCACATTGAAATATGCTTTTTGGGTGTCGCTTTGAAAAACGGCGTGTTGCCATACACTTTCTGTTTTCATCTGCTCTCTTTTTTTTTGCCAAAAATATGGAATTTACGGCAAAGAAAGCTGTTTCATTTTTTTTGATGGTGAAGAAGAAAAAAGGAAGCGTTTAACACTCACTCACATTTACCGGAATATTCACCGCCAAACCGCCTTCGGCGGTTTCTTTGTATTTGTGGTTCATATCCAAAGCTGTTTCCCACATCGTTTTTATGACGGCATCTAAAGAAACCTTTGCGAGTTTCGGGTTGCTTTCCAAGGCTATATTGGCGGCAGTAATCGCTTTTACAGCACCCATAGAGTTGCGTTCGATGCAGGGAATTTGAACCAAACCCGCAATGGGGTCGCAGGTAAGCCCCAAATGATGCTCCATCGCTATTTCGGCAGCCATCAGTGCCTGCGACACCGTACCGCCGCAACAGGCAGCCAATGCCGCCGCCGCCATCGCCGAAGATACACCGATTTCTGCCTGACAGCCCCCCATCGCCGCCGATATGGTAGCGCGTTTTTTAAAAATACTCCCTATTTCGCCAGCTACCAACAAAAAACGCTTTATCTGTTCTTCATTACTGCCCTCCACAAAGCAATAATAATAAAACAGCACCGCCGGCAGCACACCCGCCGCTCCGTTGGTAGGAGCAGTGACGATACGCCCGAAAGCCGCATTTTCTTCATTGACCGCCAATGCCGCACAACTCACCCATTTAAGTACCTGCTGAAACGAAGGGCGCAGCGTGCGTATATGCGCCAGCCACATTTCCACATCATCAAAACGCTTGCCTTCCAATAGTTTTTCGTTGAGATGGGCAGCGCGGCGTACCACCTGTAAACCTCCACTCAAAACACCGTTGGTGTGGCAGCCGCGCCAAATACAGTGTTTCATGTGTTGCCATAGTTCCGACAACTGAGCATCTACTGTTTCGGGGCTGCGCCACGCCCACTCATTGCGGAGCACTAAGTCGGCGATGTGCCAGTTGTTTTGGGTGCAATACTGCTCTATTTCGTAGGCGTGCTCAATAGGGTAGGGCAAATGAAAAGACGCTTCGCTCTGTGCAGCAGCTATTTCGCCTTCTTGCACCACAAAGCCGCCGCCCACCGAATAATAAGTAAAACGATGTATTTGCTCATCAATGGTATGAATTTCAAAACTTAAAGCGTTGGGATGCTGGGGCAAAGATTCGTTGAAATGAAAAACAATATCAGTATTCGGGTCAAAAACGATGCGGTGTTTTTTGAATAATTGAATTTGGCGGTCTTGCTGAATGCGCCCCAACAACACAGGAATATGCGAAGTATCAATACTGCGATAATCCTCGCCACTCAAACCCATCAATACGGCTACATCAGTACCGTGACCTTTGCCGGTTTTGGCGAGTGAGCCGTAAAGATGTACGCGCAAGGCACATACACCGGCTAAATGATGCGATTGTGTAAAAGAAGCCATGCAGTTCAACGCTGCCTGCCAGGGACCCATCGTGTGCGAACTGGAGGGTCCTACGCCTACTTTTATAATATCAAAAATGCTGTATGCTGCCATATTTTTTTATAATAAGATGAAGATACAAATCTGTTTCCAGTGCTGAATGCAGAATACAACAAATTTGACAAAAATTGCTTTAATTTTATGATTTTAACAGTTTTATTAAGAAAAAAAGAACTTATTTTCGCAAAAAAACTTGGCTTTAAATTGTTGATATAATATATGGTTAAAGTATTTGGTTTTTTATACAATCCTATTTACCGGCATTTTATCATCTTCATCAAGCCGCTTTTATTTGCCGTAGTGCTTATCATACTTTCTTTGATTATGGCTACCGGAGGCTATATGATTATTGAAGGTTATACACTTTTGGAGGCTTGGTATATGGCAGTTATTACCTTTGCTACGGTGGGTTTTATGGAGGTGCGCCCGCTTTCCGATGCCGGACGCTTGTTTACTTCTTTCATTATTTTGTTCAATGTTTTTAATTTTACCTATACCGTTTCTGTGATTACTTTTTTTATTTCGGAAGGAAAATTAGAAAAGATTTTTTTAAATTTGAATATGGATCATAAAATATCAAAGCTATATCATCATACTATTATTTGCGGGTGCGGCAAATATGGCAGCGAAATCGCCCAGCAGCTTATTAATCAGGGTTTACCCTTTGTGGTGATAGATAATCAGCCGGAGACGTTCAAAGTTTTTGAAAATCAGCCGCAGGTATTGTATATGGTGGGCGATGTAACACACGACGAGGTGCTGTTGGAAGCGGGTATTGAACGGGCAAGTGCTTTGGTAAGTTCGCTCAACGACGACACGGGCAATGTATATGTGGTACTTACTGCCCGCCAACTCAATCCGCATTTGCGCATTGTGAGTAGGGGAGTAGATGAAAAATCGGAGCGAAAATTGCGGCGTGCGGGAGCTAACTATGTCATTATGCCCGACAAAATCGGCGGTTTCTATATGGCTTCGTTGGTGGCAAACCCACAGGCGGTAGAGTTTTTTCATGTAGTAAGCAACGATGAAGCCGCTACTATTCACTTTGAAGATTTGCCACATGGAGCTTTGCCGCCTTCTTTGTGCAACAAAACCATTCGTGATTTGGAAATCCGCAACCGTACCGGAGCCAATGTTATTGGTATCAAAACCCCCGAAAGCACCTATATCGTCAATCCCGAACCGGATACGCCATTGCGACCGGGTATGCACTTGATTGTATTGGGGCATCGTGAGCAAGTACAACGTTTTAAAAATTTAATCGCCGAACATAGTTAG
Coding sequences:
- the pdhA gene encoding pyruvate dehydrogenase (acetyl-transferring) E1 component subunit alpha; the encoded protein is MPQPKITKQMYLEWYESMLRQRRFEERAGMLYGQEKIRGFCHLYIGQEAVSTGIVAALNDNDPIITAYRDHGFALARGISSDACMAELYGKATGCSKGKGGSMHFFSKEKHFYGGHGIVGAQIPMGAGIAFADKYLNTGRVTVCLFGDGAARQGALHETFNLAMMWQLPVIFVVENNMYAMGTSVARSSNVTDISSLSKAYDMPSAIVDGMDCDDVFFAVHEAAQRARSGGGPTFLEIKTYRYKGHSMSDPQKYRSKEEVAKYKADDPIDHVLDIIRKKKYADEAWIESVEQKIQAEIDQCVRFAEESPFPEAAELYQDVYLQADYPYLTD
- a CDS encoding tetratricopeptide repeat protein; protein product: MSKVKDQQHTPPHHEETLIDEVIDVEELQGKSEKFIHDNQRTVSIAVGALLLVAAIYFYFTRVYLPKQETAAQNDMFMAQQYFAKDSFQLALNGDGNSPGFLDIIDDYSGYTKAANLAHYYAGISSLQLKDFDGAIDHLRGFKGKDKIVGAMALGATGDAYAEKGDMSEAVSYYRKAASYNANEFTTPMFLMKAAMALESQKNYKEALNIYENLRDKYPTTTQGKDADKYISRVSAML
- a CDS encoding 6,7-dimethyl-8-ribityllumazine synthase, which encodes MASTQHNLSEHSLSPAEQALAPALKIAIAVAEWNPEVTMALLQGCRDTLLHYGVAEAHIFVEQVPGSYELPLACHWLFQRHQADAVVALGCVVTGETRHDEYINSAVSQSLMMLNLRHQIPFIFGLLTPQNQQQALDRAGGKHGNKGVEAAITAIKMAALHKKMFLDSGRKLGY
- a CDS encoding RNA-binding protein; its protein translation is MMTLYVANFADDTDDFELEALFAQYGEVIHCRLARHHRTQAALGYAFVSFDAPYDAERAERELNGFRWNGRILQVRPAEAKKS
- a CDS encoding MarR family transcriptional regulator, whose translation is MKTESVWQHAVFQSDTQKAYFNVLFTAFQLKARVYKAIKGFGITHEQYYVLRILQAAQPYPLRLNAITARMLESNSNTTRIMDKLLAKKLVLKEHAEQDRRELQISITEKGSGLVAHIEELVFGDAQTWTALNETEAHLLNQILDKMRNVKG
- a CDS encoding L-serine ammonia-lyase, with protein sequence MAAYSIFDIIKVGVGPSSSHTMGPWQAALNCMASFTQSHHLAGVCALRVHLYGSLAKTGKGHGTDVAVLMGLSGEDYRSIDTSHIPVLLGRIQQDRQIQLFKKHRIVFDPNTDIVFHFNESLPQHPNALSFEIHTIDEQIHRFTYYSVGGGFVVQEGEIAAAQSEASFHLPYPIEHAYEIEQYCTQNNWHIADLVLRNEWAWRSPETVDAQLSELWQHMKHCIWRGCHTNGVLSGGLQVVRRAAHLNEKLLEGKRFDDVEMWLAHIRTLRPSFQQVLKWVSCAALAVNEENAAFGRIVTAPTNGAAGVLPAVLFYYYCFVEGSNEEQIKRFLLVAGEIGSIFKKRATISAAMGGCQAEIGVSSAMAAAALAACCGGTVSQALMAAEIAMEHHLGLTCDPIAGLVQIPCIERNSMGAVKAITAANIALESNPKLAKVSLDAVIKTMWETALDMNHKYKETAEGGLAVNIPVNVSEC
- a CDS encoding potassium channel protein; translation: MVKVFGFLYNPIYRHFIIFIKPLLFAVVLIILSLIMATGGYMIIEGYTLLEAWYMAVITFATVGFMEVRPLSDAGRLFTSFIILFNVFNFTYTVSVITFFISEGKLEKIFLNLNMDHKISKLYHHTIICGCGKYGSEIAQQLINQGLPFVVIDNQPETFKVFENQPQVLYMVGDVTHDEVLLEAGIERASALVSSLNDDTGNVYVVLTARQLNPHLRIVSRGVDEKSERKLRRAGANYVIMPDKIGGFYMASLVANPQAVEFFHVVSNDEAATIHFEDLPHGALPPSLCNKTIRDLEIRNRTGANVIGIKTPESTYIVNPEPDTPLRPGMHLIVLGHREQVQRFKNLIAEHS